GTGCTCAGGTGTGCATCGGATGGAACTGTGTCCTAGAACCTCAGCTATGATATTGATCCACTCAGACTGTTTTCCATGCGTAGAAATCAGTAAATTCCTTTTTGGTGCAGTGTTTCCTGAACGGATGCACTCTCTCACCCAGTCGCCGTCCTTTCTTTCTTAGAATTCTCCTTGACTTCGGAACCGGCCCTCCACCCACCAGGAGACCCCCAGTATGCTCTCAAACCCCCACCCATCTGGGTGGCCTGGAAAGGCTGGTCCAAAGACCTCCCTCTCCAGGGACTTTCTGGGAGGGGGAGAACCCACCTCCTGCCAACGGCCCTGCTGGCATTCCGAGGACGGCAGAGGGAGGgaagccaggggctggggagccaGCCACACGACTGCTCGGTGCCCATCCTTCTCCTGTGCCCACAgatgctgagctgcctggagcacATGTACCACGACCTGGGGCTGGTCAGGGACTTCAGCATCAACCCCGTCACCCTCAGGAGGTGGCTGGTGAGTGCCAAACCCGCCTTCGGTTCTTCCTGGGCACGTGTTTTCATCCAGTACCACAGGAATGGAGGCAGTGGATCGCCAGGGCGCCTTCCTGATGGCACTGCACTCCCCGTGAGCAGAGACCACATTTCCCGGGCGCTCTGTGAGGACGCTCAGCCTGTCTCTGTTCTGCCTTCCACCAAAACCGTTACGCCCAAGCTCCTGCTCTGATGAGCAAGGAAATAGTGAGGCTCTGCCATCACCAAGCGAAGCAGCATGTTCTA
The nucleotide sequence above comes from Piliocolobus tephrosceles isolate RC106 unplaced genomic scaffold, ASM277652v3 unscaffolded_27645, whole genome shotgun sequence. Encoded proteins:
- the LOC113221799 gene encoding high affinity cGMP-specific 3',5'-cyclic phosphodiesterase 9A-like encodes the protein TSCPCKYSFLDNHKKLTPRRDVPAYPKYLLSPETIEALRKPTFDVWLWEPNEMLSCLEHMYHDLGLVRDFSINPVTLRRWLVSAKPAFGSSWARVFIQYHRNGGSGSPGRLPDGTALP